The Phoenix dactylifera cultivar Barhee BC4 chromosome 9, palm_55x_up_171113_PBpolish2nd_filt_p, whole genome shotgun sequence genome window below encodes:
- the LOC103713131 gene encoding cytochrome P450 CYP73A100-like, whose translation MAFSIKTAAISTLVSLGFVFVAKPLLPIQSLVPLSVFLFLASLTLISNSSRPPNTPPGPVSIPIFGNWLQVGNDLNHRFLASMAEKFGSVFLLKLGARNLVVVSDPKLASEVLHTQGVEFGSRPRNVVFDIFTGNGQDMVFTVYGEHWRKMRRIMTLPFFTNKVVQQYKEAWEEEMDAVVEDLRGNKRAQEEGMVIRRRLQLMLYNIMYRMMFDTRFESDSDPLFQQATRFNSERSRLAQSFEYNYGDFIPILRPFLRGYLNKCKDLQSRRLAFFNNNYVEKRREVMATSGDRNKPRCAIDHILEAEKNGEISSENVIYIVENINVAAIETTLWSMEWAIAELVNHPTVQDKVRREIADALGDEPVTETNLHKLPYLQAVVKETLRLHSPIPLLVPHMNLEEAKLGGYTIPSGSKVVVNAWWLANNPEWWYRPEEFRPERFLKEEMEVDAVVGGKVDFRFLPFGVGRRSCPGIILALPILGLVVGKLVRNFELVPPPGVDKVDVSEKGGQFSLHIATHSVIAFRPIAA comes from the exons ATGGCCTTCTCCATTAAAACAGCGGCCATCTCCACCCTCGTCTCCTTAGGCTTCGTCTTTGTCGCCAAGCCCCTACTCCCCATCCAATCCCTTGTACCCCTCtcggtcttcctcttcctcgcgTCTCTTACGTTGATCTCAAACTCATCCAGGCCTCCGAACACTCCTCCGGGGCCCGTGTCGATCCCCATTTTCGGGAACTGGCTCCAAGTCGGCAATGATCTCAACCATCGCTTCCTGGCGAGCATGGCGGAGAAGTTCGGCAGCGTATTCCTGCTCAAGCTCGGTGCTCGGAACTTGGTGGTGGTGTCGGACCCGAAGCTGGCGTCGGAGGTCCTCCACACCCAGGGGGTCGAGTTCGGATCCCGGCCCCGGAACGTGGTGTTCGATATCTTCACCGGCAACGGGCAGGACATGGTGTTCACGGTGTACGGCGAGCATTGGCGCAAGATGAGGCGCATCATGACGCTCCCCTTCTTCACGAACAAGGTGGTGCAGCAGTACAAGGAGGCGTGGGAGGAGGAGATGGACGCCGTCGTCGAAGACCTACGTGGAAACAAGAGGGCGCAGGAGGAGGGCATGGTCATCCGAAGGCGGCTGCAGCTCATGCTCTACAACATCATGTACCGGATGATGTTTGACACCCGGTTCGAGTCGGACTCGGACCCGCTTTTCCAGCAGGCCACCCGGTTCAACTCGGAGCGGAGCAGGCTGGCTCAGAGCTTCGAGTACAACTACGGGGACTTCATTCCCATTCTGAGGCCCTTCTTGAGAGGTTATCTCAACAAGTGCAAGGATCTGCAGAGCAGGAGGCTGGCCTTCTTTAACAACAATTATGTCGAGAAAAGAAg AGAAGTGATGGCCACGAGTGGCGATAGAAATAAGCCTAGATGCGCTATAGATCACATACTGGAGGCAGAAAAGAATGGAGAAATCAGTTCGGAGAATGTGATATATATTGTGGAGAACATCAATGTTGCTG CCATCGAGACCACCTTGTGGTCGATGGAGTGGGCTATAGCGGAGCTGGTGAACCATCCCACGGTCCAAGACAAGGTCCGGCGAGAGATTGCGGATGCTCTCGGCGACGAACCGGTGACGGAAACGAACCTGCACAAGCTGCCGTACTTGCAAGCAGTGGTGAAGGAAACGCTGAGGCTGCACTCGCCTATACCGCTGCTGGTCCCCCACATGAACTTGGAGGAGGCCAAGCTCGGCGGCTACACAATTCCAAGTGGCTCCAAGGTGGTGGTCAACGCGTGGTGGCTCGCCAACAATCCCGAGTGGTGGTACAGGCCGGAAGAATTCCGGCCAGAGCGATTCCTCAAGGAGGAAATGGAGGTCGACGCCGTGGTGGGTGGCAAGGTCGACTTCAGGTTCTTGCCGTTCGGGGTTGGCCGGCGGAGTTGCCCGGGGATCATCTTGGCGTTGCCCATCCTAGGACTCGTTGTGGGAAAATTGGTCAGGAATTTTGAGCTCGTCCCGCCACCTGGGGTGGACAAGGTTGATGTTAGTGAGAAAGGAGGCCAGTTCAGTCTGCACATCGCGACGCACTCGGTCATAGCTTTCCGTCCGATTGCGGCGTGA
- the LOC103713132 gene encoding DExH-box ATP-dependent RNA helicase DExH10 isoform X2 has protein sequence MEEALIPGKRKVPEQDSEGKSAFINEAAKPKSVPKRRNLSRSCIHEVAVPNGYASSKDESIHGTLSNPVYNGKMAKTYPFELDPFQRVSVACLERNESVLVSAHTSAGKTAVAEYAIAMSFRDKQRVIYTSPLKALSNQKYRELSQEFSDVGLMTGDVTLAPNASCLVMTTEILRGMLYRGSEVIKEVAWVIFDEIHYMKDRERGVVWEESIIFLPPAIKMVFLSATMSNATEFAEWICNLHKQPCHVVYTDYRPTPLQHYLFPMGGSGLYLVVDENEQFKEENFMKMQDTFTKQKSHSDGNRSGGAKAGGRIAKGGTASTGSDIYKIVKMIMERKFQPVIVFSFSRRECEQHAMSMSKLDFNSQEEKDVVEQVFRNAVLCLNEEDRTLPAIELMLPLLQRGIAVHHSGLLPIIKELVELLFQEGLVKALFATETMEMNALKDMVLGKPAPLVSTFRLSYYSILNLMSRAEGQFTAEHVIKNSFHQFQYEKALPDMGLRISKLEKEAAMLDSSGETELAEYHKLGLDIAQLEKRIMSEITRPERVLLYLVPGRLVKVRDGGTDWGWGVVVNVVKKPPAASSTLPSSLASSRGLGYIVDTLLHCSPGLSENGSRPKPCPPHPGEKGEMHVVPVPLPLISSLSSIRIAIPSDLRPPEARQTVLLAVQELGKRYPQGLPKLHPVKDIGIKDPELVDLVHQVEELEQKLYSHPLHKSGQSEQQFQWYQRKAEVNHEIQQLKSKMRESQLQKFRDELKNRSRVLKMLGHIDADGVLQLKGRAACLIDTGDELLVTELMFNGTFNDLDHHQVAALVSCFIPCDKSNEQIHLRNELAKPLQQLQDSARRIAEIQRECKLDINVDEYVESTARPYLMDVIYCWSKGASFGEVIEMTDIFEGSIIRLARRLDEFLNQLRAAAHAVGEVDLEKKFEAGSESLRRGIMFANSLYL, from the exons atggaggaagctttgattccTGGCAAGCGGAAAGTGCCTGAGCAAGATTCAGAGGGCAAATCTGCATTCATCAATGAGGCTGCAAAGCCTAAATCGGTTCCAAAACGAAGAAATCTTTCCCGCTCGTGCATTCATGAAGTTGCTGTTCCTAATGGATATGCTTCTTCCAAAGATGAATCCATCCATGGAACCCTGTCCAATCCAGTCTATAATGGCAAGATGGCCAAAACCTACCCGTTTGAATTAGACCCCTTCCAGCGTGTATCGGTGGCATGCCTGGAAAGGAATGAATCTGTCTTAGTATCAGCACACACTTCAGCGGGGAAGACTGCAGTTGCTGAGTATgctattgcaatgtcatttagAGACAAGCAGAGAGTCATTTACACCTCACCTTTGAAGGCTCTGAGCAATCAGAAGTACAGAGAGCTCAGTCAGGAGTTCTCTGATGTTGGCCTGATGACTGGTGATGTCACCCTTGCACCAAACGCCAGCTGCTTAGTCATGACGACAGAAATTCTCAGAGGGATGCTCTACAGAGGTTCTGAGGTGATAAAGGAAGTAGCTTGGGTTATCTTTGATGAAATTCACTATATGAAGGATCGGGAGAGAGGGGTTGTTTGGGAAGAGAGTATAATATTCTTGCCCCCTGCAATTAAGATGGTTTTTCTCTCTGCCACCATGTCGAATGCCACAGAGTTTGCTGAGTGGATATGTAATCTGCACAAGCAGCCCTGTCACGTGGTGTATACAGACTACAGACCCACGCCATTGCAACATTATTTGTTTCCGATGGGTGGGTCGGGTTTGTACCTCGTTGTGGATGAGAACGAGCAGTTTAAAGAGGAGAATTTCATGAAGATGCAGGACACATTCACAAAGCAAAAGAGTCATTCGGATGGGAATAGGAGTGGTGGTGCCAAAGCCGGTGGTAGGATTGCAAAGGGTGGGACTGCTTCCACGGGTTCTGACATCTACAAAATTGTAAAG ATGATTATGGAACGAAAATTTCAACCGGTGATTGTTTTCAGCTTTAGTAGAAGAGAGTGTGAGCAACATGCCATGTCCATGTCAAAGCTTGACTTTAATTcccaagaagaaaaagatgTTGTTGAACAGGTTTTCCGAAATGCTGTgctgtgcttgaatgaagaagatagAACTTTGCCTGCGATAGAGTTGATGCTGCCtcttcttcaaagaggtatTGCAGTGCACCATTCTGGACTACTTCCAATAATTAAGGAATTGGTGGAGCTTCTGTTCCAGGAAGGCCTAGTAAAAGCACTTTTTGCTACTGAAACA ATGGAAATGAATGCTCTTAAGGACATGGTTTTAGGTAAACCTGCTCCATTGGTCAGTACTTTCAGACTGAGCTATTattcaattttgaatttgatgagCCGTGCCGAGGGCCAGTTTACTGCTGAACATGTCATCAAAAATTCATTCCACCAATTTCAGTATGAGAAG GCACTGCCAGATATGGGGCTAAGGATCTCAAAGTTGGAGAAAGAGGCTGCTATGCTTGATTCTTCCGGAGAG ACCGAACTTGCTGAATATCACAAGCTGGGACTTGATATAGCTCAACTAGAAAAGAGGATTATGTCTGAGATCACCAGACCTGAACGGGTTCTGCTATATTTGGTCCCTGGTAGGCTG GTTAAAGTGCGAGATGGTGGAACAGATTGGGGTTGGGGAGTGGTGGTAAATGTGGTAAAAAAGCCTCCTGCAGCATCAAGTACATTGCCTTCTTCATTGGCCTCTTCTCGTGGTCTTGGTTACATTGTGGATACTCTGCTACACTGCTCTCCTGGTTTAAGTGAAAATGGTTCACGTCCAAAGCCATGCCCACCTCATCCTGGGGAAAAGGGCGAAATGCATGTG GTTCCTGTACCATTGCCCCTAATTTCCAGTCTCAGCAGTATAAGAATTGCAATACCTTCTGACCTCCGACCACCCGAAGCAAGACAAACTGTACTTCTTGCAGTGCAAGAGTTGGGAAAGCGTTATCCCCAAGGACTTCCAAAACTTCATCCGGTTAAA GATATAGGTATTAAAGACCCAGAGCTTGTTGATTTGGTTCATCAAGTTGAAGAACTGGAGCAAAAATTATATTCTCATCCGTTGCATAAG TCTGGTCAAAGTGAGCAGCAGTTCCAATGGTATCAGAGAAAAGCAGAAGTGAATCATGAAATCCAACAGCTCAAGTCGAAGATGCGGGAGTCACAG TTACAAAAATTTCGCGATGAACTGAAAAATCGTTCGCGTGTTCTAAAGATGCTTGGTCATATTGATGCTGATGGggtattgcaattaaaaggacGTGCAGCCTGTTTAATAGATACGGGGGACGAACTTCTTGTCACTGAGCTGATGTTTAATG GTACATTTAATGATCTTGATCATCATCAAGTTGCTGCTCTTGTGAGCTGCTTTATCCCTTGTGACAAATCAAATGAACAAATACATCTGAGAAATGAGCTTGCGAAACCTTTACAGCAACTTCAGGACAGTGCAAGAAGGATTGCTGAG ATACAACGTGAATGCAAATTGGACATAAATGTGGATGAATATGTGGAATCAACTGCTAGACCATACCTCATGGATGTGATTTATTGTTGGTCAAAG GGGGCATCATTTGGTGAGGTAATCGAAATGACTGATATTTTTGAAGGCAGCATCATACGCCTTGCAAGGAGGCTGGATGAATTCTTGAATCAG TTGCGTGCTGCTGCTCATGCCGTTGGAGAGGTTGATCTGGAGAAGAAGTTTGAAGCAGGCAGTGAGAGCCTTCGACGAGGTATAATGTTTGCCAACTCCCTGTACTTGTGA
- the LOC103713132 gene encoding DExH-box ATP-dependent RNA helicase DExH10 isoform X1: protein MEEALIPGKRKVPEQDSEGKSAFINEAAKPKSVPKRRNLSRSCIHEVAVPNGYASSKDESIHGTLSNPVYNGKMAKTYPFELDPFQRVSVACLERNESVLVSAHTSAGKTAVAEYAIAMSFRDKQRVIYTSPLKALSNQKYRELSQEFSDVGLMTGDVTLAPNASCLVMTTEILRGMLYRGSEVIKEVAWVIFDEIHYMKDRERGVVWEESIIFLPPAIKMVFLSATMSNATEFAEWICNLHKQPCHVVYTDYRPTPLQHYLFPMGGSGLYLVVDENEQFKEENFMKMQDTFTKQKSHSDGNRSGGAKAGGRIAKGGTASTGSDIYKIVKMIMERKFQPVIVFSFSRRECEQHAMSMSKLDFNSQEEKDVVEQVFRNAVLCLNEEDRTLPAIELMLPLLQRGIAVHHSGLLPIIKELVELLFQEGLVKALFATETFAMGLNMPAKTVVFTSVKKWDGDSNRYIGSGEYIQMSGRAGRRGKDERGICIIMIDEKMEMNALKDMVLGKPAPLVSTFRLSYYSILNLMSRAEGQFTAEHVIKNSFHQFQYEKALPDMGLRISKLEKEAAMLDSSGETELAEYHKLGLDIAQLEKRIMSEITRPERVLLYLVPGRLVKVRDGGTDWGWGVVVNVVKKPPAASSTLPSSLASSRGLGYIVDTLLHCSPGLSENGSRPKPCPPHPGEKGEMHVVPVPLPLISSLSSIRIAIPSDLRPPEARQTVLLAVQELGKRYPQGLPKLHPVKDIGIKDPELVDLVHQVEELEQKLYSHPLHKSGQSEQQFQWYQRKAEVNHEIQQLKSKMRESQLQKFRDELKNRSRVLKMLGHIDADGVLQLKGRAACLIDTGDELLVTELMFNGTFNDLDHHQVAALVSCFIPCDKSNEQIHLRNELAKPLQQLQDSARRIAEIQRECKLDINVDEYVESTARPYLMDVIYCWSKGASFGEVIEMTDIFEGSIIRLARRLDEFLNQLRAAAHAVGEVDLEKKFEAGSESLRRGIMFANSLYL, encoded by the exons atggaggaagctttgattccTGGCAAGCGGAAAGTGCCTGAGCAAGATTCAGAGGGCAAATCTGCATTCATCAATGAGGCTGCAAAGCCTAAATCGGTTCCAAAACGAAGAAATCTTTCCCGCTCGTGCATTCATGAAGTTGCTGTTCCTAATGGATATGCTTCTTCCAAAGATGAATCCATCCATGGAACCCTGTCCAATCCAGTCTATAATGGCAAGATGGCCAAAACCTACCCGTTTGAATTAGACCCCTTCCAGCGTGTATCGGTGGCATGCCTGGAAAGGAATGAATCTGTCTTAGTATCAGCACACACTTCAGCGGGGAAGACTGCAGTTGCTGAGTATgctattgcaatgtcatttagAGACAAGCAGAGAGTCATTTACACCTCACCTTTGAAGGCTCTGAGCAATCAGAAGTACAGAGAGCTCAGTCAGGAGTTCTCTGATGTTGGCCTGATGACTGGTGATGTCACCCTTGCACCAAACGCCAGCTGCTTAGTCATGACGACAGAAATTCTCAGAGGGATGCTCTACAGAGGTTCTGAGGTGATAAAGGAAGTAGCTTGGGTTATCTTTGATGAAATTCACTATATGAAGGATCGGGAGAGAGGGGTTGTTTGGGAAGAGAGTATAATATTCTTGCCCCCTGCAATTAAGATGGTTTTTCTCTCTGCCACCATGTCGAATGCCACAGAGTTTGCTGAGTGGATATGTAATCTGCACAAGCAGCCCTGTCACGTGGTGTATACAGACTACAGACCCACGCCATTGCAACATTATTTGTTTCCGATGGGTGGGTCGGGTTTGTACCTCGTTGTGGATGAGAACGAGCAGTTTAAAGAGGAGAATTTCATGAAGATGCAGGACACATTCACAAAGCAAAAGAGTCATTCGGATGGGAATAGGAGTGGTGGTGCCAAAGCCGGTGGTAGGATTGCAAAGGGTGGGACTGCTTCCACGGGTTCTGACATCTACAAAATTGTAAAG ATGATTATGGAACGAAAATTTCAACCGGTGATTGTTTTCAGCTTTAGTAGAAGAGAGTGTGAGCAACATGCCATGTCCATGTCAAAGCTTGACTTTAATTcccaagaagaaaaagatgTTGTTGAACAGGTTTTCCGAAATGCTGTgctgtgcttgaatgaagaagatagAACTTTGCCTGCGATAGAGTTGATGCTGCCtcttcttcaaagaggtatTGCAGTGCACCATTCTGGACTACTTCCAATAATTAAGGAATTGGTGGAGCTTCTGTTCCAGGAAGGCCTAGTAAAAGCACTTTTTGCTACTGAAACA TTTGCTATGGGTTTGAATATGCCAGCAAAAACTGTTGTTTTCACATCTGTCAAGAAATGGGATGGTGATAGCAATCGGTACATTGGCTCTGGAGAATATATCCAG ATGAGTGGAAGAGCTGGACGTCGTGGCAAAGATGAACGTGGCATATGTATTATAATGATTGATGAGAAG ATGGAAATGAATGCTCTTAAGGACATGGTTTTAGGTAAACCTGCTCCATTGGTCAGTACTTTCAGACTGAGCTATTattcaattttgaatttgatgagCCGTGCCGAGGGCCAGTTTACTGCTGAACATGTCATCAAAAATTCATTCCACCAATTTCAGTATGAGAAG GCACTGCCAGATATGGGGCTAAGGATCTCAAAGTTGGAGAAAGAGGCTGCTATGCTTGATTCTTCCGGAGAG ACCGAACTTGCTGAATATCACAAGCTGGGACTTGATATAGCTCAACTAGAAAAGAGGATTATGTCTGAGATCACCAGACCTGAACGGGTTCTGCTATATTTGGTCCCTGGTAGGCTG GTTAAAGTGCGAGATGGTGGAACAGATTGGGGTTGGGGAGTGGTGGTAAATGTGGTAAAAAAGCCTCCTGCAGCATCAAGTACATTGCCTTCTTCATTGGCCTCTTCTCGTGGTCTTGGTTACATTGTGGATACTCTGCTACACTGCTCTCCTGGTTTAAGTGAAAATGGTTCACGTCCAAAGCCATGCCCACCTCATCCTGGGGAAAAGGGCGAAATGCATGTG GTTCCTGTACCATTGCCCCTAATTTCCAGTCTCAGCAGTATAAGAATTGCAATACCTTCTGACCTCCGACCACCCGAAGCAAGACAAACTGTACTTCTTGCAGTGCAAGAGTTGGGAAAGCGTTATCCCCAAGGACTTCCAAAACTTCATCCGGTTAAA GATATAGGTATTAAAGACCCAGAGCTTGTTGATTTGGTTCATCAAGTTGAAGAACTGGAGCAAAAATTATATTCTCATCCGTTGCATAAG TCTGGTCAAAGTGAGCAGCAGTTCCAATGGTATCAGAGAAAAGCAGAAGTGAATCATGAAATCCAACAGCTCAAGTCGAAGATGCGGGAGTCACAG TTACAAAAATTTCGCGATGAACTGAAAAATCGTTCGCGTGTTCTAAAGATGCTTGGTCATATTGATGCTGATGGggtattgcaattaaaaggacGTGCAGCCTGTTTAATAGATACGGGGGACGAACTTCTTGTCACTGAGCTGATGTTTAATG GTACATTTAATGATCTTGATCATCATCAAGTTGCTGCTCTTGTGAGCTGCTTTATCCCTTGTGACAAATCAAATGAACAAATACATCTGAGAAATGAGCTTGCGAAACCTTTACAGCAACTTCAGGACAGTGCAAGAAGGATTGCTGAG ATACAACGTGAATGCAAATTGGACATAAATGTGGATGAATATGTGGAATCAACTGCTAGACCATACCTCATGGATGTGATTTATTGTTGGTCAAAG GGGGCATCATTTGGTGAGGTAATCGAAATGACTGATATTTTTGAAGGCAGCATCATACGCCTTGCAAGGAGGCTGGATGAATTCTTGAATCAG TTGCGTGCTGCTGCTCATGCCGTTGGAGAGGTTGATCTGGAGAAGAAGTTTGAAGCAGGCAGTGAGAGCCTTCGACGAGGTATAATGTTTGCCAACTCCCTGTACTTGTGA